From Geomonas agri, one genomic window encodes:
- a CDS encoding PAS domain S-box protein, whose protein sequence is MTCIRLAVTAVFLLVTVLSTLLCDAGIAQTKVQLSLEEQQWLQRHPVIRLAPDPDFKPIEFFDEQGRYQGASADMVRLLEQKLGITITVVHLKNWDEVLEKFKAHEVDLLGAMVRTPNREKFALFTDTLVTVPGGIFSRSGSRTDLTLAGLKGKKVAVVSNYASHDILRTRFPEIKLEVVPDVATALAKTSLGMVDYYVENMANATFYAQQAGITNLQLAGKTDFDYRWGMGIRKDWPELQGILNKGLAAIGKEERSLALQKWLFVDAQGWRPTRTFVIGTVATLLALLLAGAAYTNYALKKVVRSRTASLQAELGERKKAEQALKALSVELEDRVRSRTAALEREIAERTKSEQEVAASEQRFRQLFQNVADPVYIADAAGRILAANDQACSELGFTREELTAKKIGDLDAINNDDKKVVQQIESFPTSSSVTFETMHRRKDGTTFPAEVKVRRIDFEDRPAIIGVARNISERKKAEEERIRLEQQLLHAQKLESLGVLAGGIAHDFNNILTSIIGNAELAQLRLAPLSPAAENLQRIEASAVRAADLARQMLAYSGKGKFIIESIDLNRLLQEMGHMLQVAISKKVVLRYNLAGELPAIEVDATQIRQIVMNLVINASEAIGDHDGVIAISTGCVECKEEYLKEPWLIDPIAEGSYVALEVTDTGCGMDKETLARIFDPFFTTKFTGRGLGMAAVLGIIRSHQGAIKVYSEPGRGTSFKVLLPVAQGAVADGIPEPKADNWLGEGVVLLVDDEETIRSTGGEMLRELGFEVITATDGCEAIELYRDHPEIVLVLLDLTMPRMDGEQCFRELRQMDRSLRVIMSSGFSEHEVSQKFAGEGIAGLIQKPYKLSSLRDTIRATGLGACPA, encoded by the coding sequence ATGACTTGTATCCGATTGGCTGTAACAGCTGTCTTCCTGCTCGTGACTGTCCTGTCGACGCTCCTTTGCGACGCCGGCATTGCACAGACGAAGGTCCAGCTCAGCCTCGAGGAGCAGCAATGGCTCCAGCGACATCCGGTCATCAGGCTCGCCCCCGACCCCGATTTCAAGCCCATCGAGTTCTTCGACGAACAAGGCCGGTACCAAGGCGCCTCCGCCGACATGGTCCGGCTTTTGGAACAAAAACTCGGCATCACCATCACCGTGGTCCACCTGAAAAACTGGGACGAGGTGCTGGAAAAATTCAAGGCACACGAGGTCGACCTCCTCGGGGCCATGGTACGGACCCCCAACCGGGAGAAGTTCGCGCTGTTCACCGACACCCTGGTGACCGTCCCCGGCGGCATCTTTAGCCGCAGCGGTTCGCGGACCGACCTCACCCTGGCCGGCCTCAAGGGCAAAAAGGTGGCGGTGGTTTCCAACTACGCGTCCCACGACATCCTGAGGACCAGGTTCCCGGAGATCAAGCTCGAAGTGGTTCCCGATGTCGCCACAGCCCTGGCGAAGACCTCTCTGGGCATGGTGGATTACTACGTGGAAAACATGGCCAACGCCACCTTCTACGCGCAGCAGGCCGGCATCACCAACCTCCAACTCGCCGGCAAGACCGACTTCGATTACCGCTGGGGGATGGGGATACGCAAGGATTGGCCCGAGTTGCAGGGGATTCTTAACAAGGGGCTCGCTGCCATAGGCAAGGAGGAGCGCAGCCTCGCCCTGCAGAAGTGGCTCTTTGTCGACGCCCAGGGCTGGCGTCCCACCAGGACCTTCGTCATCGGCACCGTCGCCACCCTGCTCGCCCTGCTCCTGGCCGGAGCCGCCTACACCAACTACGCCCTGAAAAAAGTGGTGCGCAGCCGTACGGCGTCGCTGCAGGCCGAACTTGGCGAACGGAAAAAGGCGGAACAGGCACTGAAAGCCTTGTCGGTTGAGCTCGAGGACCGGGTCCGATCGCGCACCGCCGCACTGGAACGGGAGATCGCGGAGCGGACCAAATCGGAGCAGGAGGTCGCCGCCAGCGAACAGCGCTTCCGGCAGTTGTTCCAAAACGTTGCCGATCCGGTCTACATCGCCGACGCGGCCGGTAGGATACTCGCCGCCAACGACCAGGCCTGCAGCGAACTTGGTTTCACCAGGGAAGAATTGACCGCCAAAAAAATCGGCGACCTGGACGCCATCAACAACGACGACAAGAAGGTGGTCCAGCAGATCGAGAGTTTCCCAACCTCTTCCTCGGTCACCTTCGAAACGATGCACCGCCGCAAGGACGGCACCACGTTCCCGGCGGAAGTGAAGGTAAGACGCATCGATTTCGAGGACCGCCCCGCCATTATCGGCGTGGCCCGCAACATCTCGGAGCGCAAGAAGGCCGAAGAGGAGCGCATCCGGCTCGAACAGCAGTTGCTGCACGCCCAGAAGCTGGAGAGCCTCGGCGTCCTTGCCGGCGGCATCGCCCACGACTTCAACAACATCCTCACCTCTATCATCGGCAACGCCGAACTCGCCCAGCTCCGGCTCGCGCCGCTATCGCCCGCCGCGGAAAACCTGCAGCGGATCGAGGCCTCCGCCGTACGCGCCGCGGACCTGGCCCGGCAAATGCTGGCCTACTCCGGGAAAGGGAAGTTCATCATCGAGTCCATCGACCTGAACCGGCTGCTCCAGGAGATGGGGCACATGCTGCAGGTCGCCATCTCCAAAAAGGTGGTGCTGCGCTACAACCTGGCCGGGGAATTGCCGGCTATAGAGGTCGACGCCACCCAGATCAGGCAGATCGTAATGAACCTGGTCATCAACGCCTCCGAGGCCATCGGCGACCACGACGGCGTCATCGCCATCTCGACCGGCTGCGTCGAATGCAAAGAGGAGTACCTGAAGGAACCCTGGCTGATCGACCCCATCGCCGAAGGCTCCTACGTCGCCCTCGAGGTCACCGATACCGGTTGCGGCATGGACAAGGAAACCCTGGCCAGGATCTTCGATCCCTTCTTCACCACCAAGTTCACCGGCCGGGGCCTGGGCATGGCGGCGGTGCTCGGTATCATCCGCAGTCACCAGGGCGCCATCAAGGTTTACAGCGAGCCCGGCCGGGGGACGAGCTTCAAGGTATTGCTCCCGGTCGCGCAAGGCGCTGTTGCGGACGGGATCCCTGAGCCGAAAGCCGATAACTGGCTCGGCGAGGGGGTCGTGCTCTTGGTTGATGACGAGGAAACCATCCGGAGCACCGGCGGCGAGATGTTGCGCGAACTGGGCTTTGAGGTGATCACCGCCACCGACGGCTGCGAAGCCATCGAACTGTACCGGGATCACCCCGAAATCGTGCTGGTGCTCCTGGACCTCACCATGCCTCGCATGGACGGTGAGCAGTGCTTCCGTGAGTTGCGCCAGATGGACCGGTCGCTCCGGGTCATCATGTCCAGCGGGTTCAGCGAACACGAGGTGTCGCAGAAATTTGCCGGCGAGGGAATCGCCGGGCTAATCCAGAAACCGTACAAACTCTCTTCGCTGCGCGATACCATCCGGGCCACCGGCCTGGGCGCGTGCCCTGCGTGA
- a CDS encoding CHASE domain-containing protein, with product MPTDSVQTRAGAASPLRGVSTWGRAVNLLPYLVLTLSLLMTLFFWRQYERSLTSRFQIAFHDKSVEIVDRFMNRMIDDEQVLRGAVGLFDASDSVTRDEWHRYAQALSLDRNYPGLQGLGFSEVVHPRDMGRHVLRMRAEGFPSYRIWPDGERPIYSAIVYLEPFDWRNQRAFGYDMFSEPNRHNAMAQARDTGEAALTNPVFLVQETERDRQKGVLMYLPVYDRMLPAATAEQRKDALLGWAYSPIRIRDFMWATFPRPLQGIAFRIYTENKVSDATLLFDSNADWKVNIPRDYRPAFESSRTVKKFGREWLFTFQSLPSFALEQGKSQSRSYLAGGLVVSALLTVIAFMLRHAHTSAIKAAQALRESQERYRKISEDSPAYICTYLPDATLTYVNPALAKGAYMAQAEMTGRNFLEFLLPEYRSPVRGFLAELSPEHPTDTRELAFFGPRNSVLWHQWTNRGIFDEQGRLIEVQAVGQDITERKKAEEERVRYEQQLLHAQKMESLGVLAGGIAHDFNNILMAIIGNVDLSLMKLPEDSPIAANLKNIETAANRAAYLAKQMLAYSGKGRFLIEKADLNQLVEDLRHVLETAAGNTDLKLDLARPLPVVEADLNQMRQILMNLVQNAAESMGEPQGEITIRTGSATLDQESIKDLILGENMAQGLYVFLEVVDNGSGMEQEVVQKIFDPFFTTKFTGRGLGLAAVHGIVRGHRGGIRIYSEPGRGTTFKVLLPASESVTEPDQAEPVQDNWRGEGKVLLVDDEETVRNIGTRMLRELGFTPLTAANGETALALYRENPDVKAVLLDLTMPGMDGEEVFRQLQQLDPKVQVIMSSGFSEQDVVQKFDGKGLAGFIQKPYTLNVLREVTRKAS from the coding sequence ATGCCGACAGACAGTGTCCAAACAAGGGCAGGTGCCGCTTCGCCGCTTCGCGGCGTTTCCACCTGGGGAAGAGCGGTAAACCTGCTCCCCTACCTGGTGCTGACCCTGTCGCTGCTCATGACCCTTTTCTTTTGGCGTCAGTACGAACGCAGCCTTACCTCCCGCTTCCAGATCGCCTTCCATGACAAGAGCGTTGAGATCGTGGACCGGTTCATGAACCGGATGATCGATGACGAGCAGGTTCTGCGCGGAGCAGTGGGACTGTTCGACGCCAGCGACAGCGTCACCCGCGACGAGTGGCACCGCTATGCGCAGGCGCTCTCCCTGGATCGCAACTATCCCGGCCTGCAGGGACTCGGCTTCTCCGAGGTGGTGCATCCCCGGGACATGGGACGCCACGTCCTGCGCATGCGGGCGGAAGGGTTCCCGAGCTACCGGATCTGGCCCGACGGCGAGCGCCCCATCTACTCCGCCATCGTCTACCTGGAGCCGTTCGACTGGCGCAACCAGCGCGCCTTCGGCTACGACATGTTCTCGGAGCCCAACCGGCACAACGCCATGGCCCAGGCGCGTGATACCGGGGAAGCCGCCCTCACCAATCCCGTGTTCCTGGTGCAGGAAACCGAAAGGGACCGTCAAAAAGGTGTGCTGATGTACCTCCCGGTCTATGACCGGATGCTGCCGGCCGCAACGGCGGAGCAGCGCAAGGACGCACTGCTGGGTTGGGCCTACAGCCCGATCCGCATCAGGGATTTCATGTGGGCCACCTTCCCGAGACCGCTGCAAGGCATCGCCTTTCGCATCTACACCGAAAACAAGGTCAGCGATGCCACCCTGCTTTTTGACAGCAACGCCGACTGGAAGGTCAATATCCCACGGGACTACCGCCCCGCTTTCGAGAGCAGCCGCACCGTGAAGAAGTTCGGCCGCGAGTGGCTGTTCACCTTCCAGTCGCTGCCGAGCTTCGCGCTCGAGCAGGGCAAAAGCCAGTCGCGCAGCTACCTCGCCGGTGGGCTGGTCGTCAGCGCCCTTTTGACCGTAATCGCCTTCATGCTGCGCCATGCCCATACCAGCGCCATCAAGGCAGCGCAGGCCCTGAGGGAAAGCCAGGAGCGCTACCGCAAAATCTCCGAGGACAGCCCCGCCTACATCTGCACCTATCTTCCCGACGCCACCCTCACCTACGTCAACCCCGCCCTGGCCAAGGGCGCCTACATGGCCCAAGCCGAGATGACGGGCCGGAACTTTCTCGAGTTCCTGCTCCCCGAATACCGCTCGCCGGTACGTGGCTTCCTGGCCGAACTGAGCCCGGAGCACCCGACCGACACGCGGGAACTTGCCTTCTTTGGTCCCCGGAACAGCGTACTGTGGCATCAATGGACCAACAGGGGGATCTTTGACGAGCAGGGGAGACTGATCGAGGTGCAGGCGGTCGGGCAGGACATCACCGAGCGTAAAAAGGCTGAAGAAGAGCGGGTCCGCTACGAGCAGCAGTTGCTGCACGCCCAGAAGATGGAGAGCCTGGGCGTACTGGCCGGCGGGATCGCCCACGACTTCAACAACATCCTCATGGCCATCATCGGCAACGTCGACCTGTCGCTGATGAAGCTTCCGGAGGATTCCCCCATCGCGGCCAACCTGAAGAACATAGAAACGGCGGCTAACCGGGCAGCCTATCTCGCCAAACAGATGCTGGCCTACTCCGGCAAGGGCAGGTTCCTGATCGAGAAGGCAGACCTGAACCAGCTCGTCGAAGACCTGCGCCATGTGCTGGAAACCGCCGCCGGCAACACCGACCTCAAGCTCGACCTGGCCCGCCCGCTTCCGGTGGTGGAGGCTGACCTCAACCAGATGCGCCAGATACTGATGAACCTGGTGCAAAACGCCGCCGAAAGCATGGGCGAACCACAAGGAGAAATCACCATCCGCACCGGATCGGCAACGCTGGACCAGGAGAGTATCAAGGACCTGATCCTGGGCGAGAACATGGCGCAAGGGCTCTACGTGTTTTTGGAGGTGGTGGACAACGGCAGCGGCATGGAACAGGAGGTGGTGCAGAAGATCTTCGATCCCTTCTTCACCACGAAGTTCACCGGCCGAGGCCTCGGTCTGGCAGCGGTACACGGCATCGTGCGCGGACACCGGGGTGGCATCAGGATCTACAGCGAGCCGGGACGGGGCACCACCTTCAAAGTACTGCTGCCGGCAAGCGAGTCAGTCACCGAACCGGATCAGGCGGAGCCGGTGCAGGACAATTGGCGGGGCGAAGGGAAGGTACTGCTGGTCGACGACGAGGAAACGGTGCGCAACATCGGCACGAGGATGCTCAGGGAACTGGGCTTCACCCCCTTGACGGCCGCAAACGGCGAAACGGCCCTGGCACTTTACCGGGAGAACCCCGACGTGAAGGCCGTCCTCCTCGACCTCACCATGCCCGGGATGGACGGCGAGGAGGTTTTCCGGCAGTTGCAACAGCTCGACCCGAAAGTGCAGGTGATCATGTCCAGCGGCTTTAGTGAACAGGACGTAGTACAGAAGTTCGATGGCAAGGGCCTGGCCGGCTTCATTCAGAAACCGTACACGCTGAACGTACTAAGGGAAGTGACGCGAAAAGCGTCCTAG
- a CDS encoding toxin, translating into MPSFSFFPTPGFAAKMDKIQKHDPPGHDRILHVIDRLLDNPADADGWMHGEYQGKLKKYVGRRDYRLIYHWCEQCRKEGKKLEDRCVFCREVGDNSVIFFDIYHKNEANRIKHPRG; encoded by the coding sequence ATGCCTAGCTTTTCCTTTTTCCCCACTCCCGGCTTCGCTGCCAAGATGGACAAGATTCAGAAACATGACCCGCCCGGTCACGACCGGATCCTTCACGTCATCGACCGGCTCCTGGACAACCCGGCTGATGCCGATGGCTGGATGCACGGCGAGTACCAGGGGAAGCTGAAGAAATACGTCGGGCGCCGTGACTACCGGCTCATCTACCACTGGTGTGAACAGTGCCGGAAGGAGGGAAAGAAGCTGGAGGATCGGTGCGTCTTTTGCCGTGAGGTTGGCGACAACAGCGTGATCTTCTTCGATATCTACCATAAGAATGAGGCTAACAGGATCAAGCATCCCAGGGGATAA
- a CDS encoding YkgJ family cysteine cluster protein yields MTKSGDTLQQLIDQAKQQQMFLEMFVRSWVDDYRSGGGTVFCGKGCSNCCRLAVHTGFAEALAVARVLDEERGRAVETYAAKLRDLVRGVAELPQYLRLHRDEMGGCPLLNGEGACSVYPVRPLTCRSLISTRDSAWCGADFSKVAPQEREAFLAGLDRKVVSFPSHYVAVLQDSGKELEEAGAQQMGSLLDFSLYGNLGVLVQLCRAHDLAGAALQGRGEAERVIAEAGFDHPLLVTVS; encoded by the coding sequence ATGACAAAAAGCGGTGATACCCTGCAGCAACTGATCGACCAAGCGAAGCAGCAGCAAATGTTCCTGGAGATGTTTGTCCGATCCTGGGTAGACGACTACCGCTCCGGCGGCGGTACCGTCTTCTGCGGCAAGGGATGCAGCAACTGCTGCAGACTCGCGGTGCATACCGGCTTCGCCGAGGCGCTGGCGGTGGCGAGAGTGCTGGACGAGGAACGGGGACGGGCGGTCGAGACCTACGCGGCGAAGTTGCGTGACCTGGTGCGGGGGGTAGCTGAACTGCCGCAGTACCTGCGCCTGCACCGGGACGAGATGGGGGGATGCCCGCTGTTGAATGGCGAAGGAGCCTGCAGCGTTTACCCGGTGCGCCCGCTCACCTGCCGTTCGCTCATATCTACCCGTGACAGTGCCTGGTGCGGCGCCGATTTCTCCAAGGTCGCGCCGCAGGAGCGGGAAGCTTTTCTGGCGGGACTTGATCGCAAGGTGGTCTCGTTCCCGAGCCACTATGTGGCGGTGCTCCAGGACAGCGGCAAGGAGTTGGAAGAGGCGGGGGCACAGCAGATGGGGTCACTGCTGGACTTTTCGCTCTACGGCAACCTCGGGGTGCTGGTGCAGCTGTGTCGGGCCCATGATCTGGCTGGGGCCGCTTTGCAGGGACGCGGGGAGGCTGAGCGCGTTATCGCCGAGGCTGGGTTTGACCACCCGCTGCTGGTGACTGTTTCTTAG
- a CDS encoding flavodoxin family protein has product MSKNILVLSGSPRKGGNTDKLADAFTAGAERAGHSVVKFRTADKNIKGCIDCKTCFSKGTACSVPDDFAELAPLLEQADVLVLATPLYWYSFPAQLKPAIDKLYSFFVGKRPLKIKECVLLVSGGDKEERKFEGIVKSYQLIAEFLGWQDSGTLIVPGLHDKDDVLKTDGLSRAEALGRGIA; this is encoded by the coding sequence ATGTCGAAAAACATTCTCGTACTGAGCGGAAGCCCCCGCAAAGGTGGCAACACGGACAAACTGGCCGACGCCTTCACCGCCGGTGCGGAACGGGCGGGGCACTCCGTAGTCAAGTTCAGGACGGCGGACAAAAACATCAAGGGGTGCATTGACTGCAAGACCTGTTTCAGCAAGGGGACCGCCTGTTCCGTCCCGGACGATTTCGCGGAACTGGCACCGCTTCTGGAGCAGGCCGACGTCCTGGTGCTGGCGACCCCGCTGTACTGGTACTCCTTCCCGGCCCAATTGAAGCCGGCCATCGACAAGCTCTACTCCTTCTTCGTTGGAAAACGGCCGCTGAAAATCAAAGAGTGTGTGCTGCTGGTGAGCGGCGGGGACAAGGAAGAGAGGAAGTTTGAGGGGATCGTCAAGTCGTACCAGCTCATCGCCGAGTTCCTGGGCTGGCAGGACAGCGGCACGCTGATCGTGCCGGGGCTGCATGACAAGGATGACGTTTTGAAGACGGATGGGCTGAGCAGGGCAGAAGCACTTGGCAGGGGGATCGCCTGA